From the genome of Gracilinanus agilis isolate LMUSP501 chromosome 2, AgileGrace, whole genome shotgun sequence, one region includes:
- the LOC123234481 gene encoding pre-mRNA-splicing factor 38A-like, with protein MANRTVKDAHSIHGTNPQYLVEKIIRTRIYESKYWKEECFGLTAELVVDKAMELRSIGGVYDSNIKPTPFLCLTLKMLQIQPEKDIIVELIRNEDFKYVRMLGALYMRLTGTAIDCYKYLEPLYNDYRKIKSQNQNGEFELMHVDEFIDELLHSERVCGIILPRLQKRYVLEEDEQLKPQVSALAEDMEDVESSEEEEEDVNDKLERTPSLDHCQRRYRDLDKPHPSPKLRYRQSRSQSPQRCSWSFKRRSPSPCQERHHSKRPRRHRSQSRERLYYSQSKSLRHRRSHRHRRHSKSPKRSKKSHKKSRRGNK; from the coding sequence ATGGCGAACCGGACGGTGAAGGATGCTCACAGCATCCATGGCACCAATCCGCAGTACCTGGTGGAAAAGATCATCCGAACCCGAATCTATGAATCCAAGTACTGGAAGGAGGAGTGCTTTGGGCTCACAGCTGAGCTTGTTGTGGATAAAGCCATGGAATTGAGGTCCATAGGTGGTGTCTATGACAGCAACATCAAGCCAACTCCTTTCCTGTGTCTGACCTTGAAAATGTTGCAAATACAACCAGAGAAGGACATCATAGTGGAATTAATCAGAAATGAGGATTTCAAATATGTCCGCATGTTGGGGGCCCTATACATGAGGCTGACGGGCACTGCCATTGACTGCTACAAATATCTAGAACCTCTTTATAATGACTATCGGAAAATTAAGAGCCAGAACCAAAATGGAGAATTTGAGTTGATGCACGTGGATGAGTTTATTGATGAGCTACTACACAGTGAGCGGGTTTGTGGCATCATCTTGCCCAGGCTTCAGAAGCGCTATGTGCTAGAAGAAGATGAGCAGCTGAAGCCCCAAGTCAGTGCCCTGGCAGAGGACATGGAAGATGTGGAGTccagtgaggaggaagaagaggatgtcAATGACAAATTGGAGAGGACCCCATCCCTGGATCACTGTCAGCGAAGATACCGTGACCTGGACAAGCCCCATCCCTCCCCAAAGCTGCGCTACAGACAAAGCCGGAGTCAATCTCCCCAGAGATGCAGCTGGTCTTTCAAAAGGAGGAGTCCCTCCCCCTGTCAAGAAAGACATCACAGCAAGAGACCAAGACGCCACCGAAGCCAATCCCGAGAAAGGCTCTACTACTCCCAATCCAAATCTCTACGCCATCGTCGGAGCCACAGACACAGGAGACACTCAAAGTCACCTAAAAGGTCAAAGAAAAGCCACAAGAAGAGCCGGCGGGGGAACAAGTAA